CCGGGAGGACGGCGCGGATCCGGTCGAAGGTCGCCACCGGGTGACCGCCGACGCCGGGTAGCACCAGGCCGAGGCAGTACAGCGAGACCTCCCCGGTGGCGTCGTGCTGAACGACGAAGACCGGCGCGCCTACGTAACCCGGCGGCAGTTCCGTGGTGATCCGCACGGCGTCCCCGTCGCGGACCACCCGCTCGATCGCGACCTCCAGCGGACGCGACCCGTCCTCGCGTACCCCATGGGCCAGCACGAAAGCGGAACCGGCGTCGGCGCCGAGGCGGGCGACCACCTCGGGCCCGGCGGCGATCCCCGGGCACCGGCTGGACCCGCCACCGCCAGCCGCCATCGCCGGCGTAGCGGTGCAGGCCGGCGGTCGGCAGCACCGCGACCCCGTCGCCCGGGAAGCGGGCCCAACCGGGCACGATCTCGACCTCGGAGACGGCGGCCGGGGCAACCCCGGCCGGCTCGGTGACGCTCGAGCGCAGCCCCAATTCACCGCCAGACGTGCCGACCAGGTCGGCCGCCGTCAGCAGCGACTCCCCCACCGGGTCGTCGCCGCCCTGGAAGAAGAACGCGGTGCCGTACGCGTGGTCGTCGCCGTCCGACGACCGGTACGGCAGGATGGCGCGACCGACGATCTGGCACAGCTCGTAGGCGACGTCGTTCTCGGCGTCAGGATCCAGCAGCACCAACCAAAGGTACGGTCCGAGGCCAGGCCGGCCCGTGGGAACCCAGATGCCCGCCGCACGGCCGACGTGAGACCCTGCTCGGCGACGTGGACGCGGGCACCCTTTTCGCCACCGGGCAGCGGGACGGCGGTACCCTCTGGGCGCGACATCCACGCCACACGCGCCCGTAGCTCAGCGGATAGAGCAGGGGACTTCTAATCCCAAGGTCGTAGGTTCGAACCCTACCGGGCGCACCCCTCATCACCGCAGGTCGGCGGCTTCCCGCCTCCGGCCCGAATGATCACCACGACGCTCGTACAGCCGTTCGTACAGCGAAGTCAGCCGAAGAGAGGTCCTTAGCGGCCTCGTCCGATGCCGTCACCAAAACCTGGTCCATCCTGGACTCCACCAGCACGGTCCTGCTCGGTGACGTTACAAGCCGGATCGCGGGGATGTCATATCGCCTGGCGGCCTGGCAGAACCCGCCGATGACCTCGTTGGTCTCCCCCGGATTCGAGGCTATGCCAACAGATCTCTCCGCAGGAGTACCGCCGCTTGGCGCCGACGCGTGCTCGGACCCTCCGGCAACGTGTTGCGCCATCAGACGAAGATCGGCTGGTGGAGAAGCGACGGCGCGCCCCGACGAGACCGCCCGCGAATGGCATCCGTCCGCGAATGCAGGTCCTGGGCATGGGGCTGGCCATGCTGCTGCCGGGTCTGGGCCTGGCCGGTGGTGCCCTGGCCTACCGGTGGCATGTGTCGTCCGAGGCGGACCGGTTGCGCTCCGACGGTGTACCGGTCACGGCCAACGTGTCCGACCGGGCCGGGGGCAGCGGTCGAGGCAGCGGGATCGACCGGATCGAGGTCTCCTATCTGTACGAGTCGAAGCAGTACAGCACGTGGATCCCCTGCGCTGGCGGGACCGGCTGCCGGAAGACTCCCGGGCCGAAGATGGCCGTCTGGGTCGACCCGGCCGCCCCGGAGAAGTTCGTGGCGGAGAACGGGCACACCAACGGCTCGCTGTCGTTCCTGATGTCCTGGACCGCCATCCCGGGTGGACTGGTTTTCGCCGCGGTCGGGACCGTCATGCTGGTGATTGTCATCCGCTCCAAGGACGACGAATGGGTGCGGCGATAGACCGGGACAGGCCAGCCGCCGGCCCGGACTCGCCCGTCAGGCTGCGGTCGCGGCGACGCAGAACTCGTTGCCCTCGGGGTCGGCCATGACCACGTGGTGCTGGTCGACCTCTTCCAGGACACTCCCGCCGGCCGCCACCAGCCGCTCGGCCTCGGCCCTGATCCGCGCCCACCGCTCGTCAGGGCTGCCGTTGCCCGGCACCCGGATGTCCATGTGGAGCCGGTTCTTCGCCGTCTTGGGCTCGGGGACGTTGAGGATGGAG
The window above is part of the Micromonospora sp. LH3U1 genome. Proteins encoded here:
- a CDS encoding DUF3592 domain-containing protein, with product MQVLGMGLAMLLPGLGLAGGALAYRWHVSSEADRLRSDGVPVTANVSDRAGGSGRGSGIDRIEVSYLYESKQYSTWIPCAGGTGCRKTPGPKMAVWVDPAAPEKFVAENGHTNGSLSFLMSWTAIPGGLVFAAVGTVMLVIVIRSKDDEWVRR
- a CDS encoding VOC family protein, with amino-acid sequence MAARITLTLDSTDAQVLAAFWKTALGYIDEPPPPPFATREEWFAQFDPPEDDLPEHGAWLCDPDGVGPYLSILNVPEPKTAKNRLHMDIRVPGNGSPDERWARIRAEAERLVAAGGSVLEEVDQHHVVMADPEGNEFCVAATAA